In the Arthrobacter sp. 31Y genome, one interval contains:
- a CDS encoding MFS transporter, translating to MIGELGRRSSTALLVHSALIQAVTFLVRPATTYRALELDVPGFALGLLAASYAVFPLLLALPIGGLVDRLGERRLMAIGAAVVLGCSAFLLFWGTSVPALVAGTALLGAGQLACVVGQQAVVANNAASSRLDSAFGYLTFAASLGQALGPLAISVVGGASVRPNTQAIFLLATAMSLVLFLSTFVISSKVSQRRRTAKGGPKGSAVALLRTPGVVRALATSATVLAVVDLTVVYLPALGAERGLTAATVGLMLTVRALFSMVSRLGLGSMSRKLGRMKLLVLSLAISTVALGVAAVPMPEWLLFIVMAFLGLGLGIGQPLTMSWLSAQAPEGQRGRALALRLAGNRVGQVVLPSVIGVVAVGLGAAGVFLASAVAVGGTMLLLRGVRLDD from the coding sequence ATGATCGGCGAGCTCGGACGGAGGTCGTCCACCGCACTCCTGGTTCACTCGGCGCTCATCCAGGCCGTCACGTTCCTGGTCCGGCCCGCCACTACATACCGCGCACTTGAATTGGACGTCCCCGGGTTCGCATTGGGTCTTCTTGCCGCGAGCTACGCAGTGTTTCCCCTGCTGCTTGCCTTGCCCATCGGCGGACTGGTGGACCGCCTGGGTGAGCGCCGGCTCATGGCGATCGGGGCCGCCGTCGTCCTGGGCTGTTCCGCCTTTCTGTTGTTCTGGGGGACCTCGGTTCCGGCGCTCGTGGCCGGAACAGCGCTTCTAGGCGCGGGTCAGCTCGCTTGTGTGGTGGGGCAGCAGGCGGTGGTGGCGAACAACGCTGCGTCCTCGCGCTTGGATTCTGCTTTCGGATACCTGACCTTCGCCGCATCGCTGGGCCAGGCTCTTGGACCGTTGGCTATTTCGGTGGTGGGCGGTGCCTCTGTCCGCCCGAATACGCAGGCGATCTTCCTGCTGGCAACAGCCATGAGCCTGGTGCTGTTCTTGAGCACTTTCGTGATTTCTTCAAAGGTCAGCCAAAGGAGGCGCACTGCCAAGGGCGGGCCGAAGGGCAGTGCAGTTGCCCTCCTCCGGACCCCCGGCGTGGTCCGTGCGCTGGCTACCAGCGCCACCGTCCTTGCAGTAGTGGACCTGACCGTCGTGTACCTGCCGGCATTAGGCGCGGAGCGGGGCCTCACCGCAGCAACCGTTGGCCTCATGCTGACCGTCCGCGCCTTGTTTTCCATGGTTTCCCGGCTGGGTCTGGGCAGCATGTCCCGCAAACTGGGCCGGATGAAGTTGCTGGTCCTCAGTCTGGCCATCTCCACAGTTGCCCTCGGCGTGGCAGCGGTTCCCATGCCGGAGTGGTTGCTGTTCATCGTCATGGCATTCCTCGGGCTCGGCCTCGGGATAGGCCAGCCACTGACCATGTCCTGGCTCTCGGCCCAAGCGCCCGAAGGCCAGCGCGGGCGTGCGCTGGCCTTGCGGTTGGCCGGAAACAGGGTGGGACAGGTGGTCCTGCCCAGTGTAATTGGCGTGGTGGCAGTGGGCCTCGGCGCGGCGGGGGTGTTCTTGGCATCCGCGGTTGCCGTGGGCGGAACCATGTTGCTATTGCGGGGCGTGCGGCTGGACGACTAG
- a CDS encoding LacI family DNA-binding transcriptional regulator translates to MTNETTPEPGKSLFSLQRRERLMEELRAHGAITVRDIAAKLGVSELTIRRDVNTLADEGLVSRVHGGATLPSPLDRSAAVGRPSAHSYSIGMVVPSLDYYWPQVISGARGEAEVQNLRILVRGSAYDAADNRRQVQALLDTQNIDGLIVAPDMGGEHGKELLRWLNALPIPVIMAERRAPSEIPSHRLEWVATDHSFGAGMAVRHLWQEGHRMIGCLTDSTSPTSPHVVRGWKQALAALKIPLEKSIHEDSAKQDNGDRAKHFDRVLELCRSSGTTAMLVHSDTQAVAFVQHCVDRGVDVPGSMAIVGYDDEVAYLAEPAISAVRPPKSYVGKVAVQLMAARLAEGRMRPVHRIDLNPELIVRDSSLGAPRGLSGALVEDSL, encoded by the coding sequence ATGACTAACGAAACAACCCCCGAACCCGGGAAGTCGTTGTTTTCGCTGCAACGTCGTGAGCGGCTCATGGAGGAGTTGCGTGCGCATGGTGCCATTACCGTGCGAGATATTGCCGCGAAGCTGGGCGTCAGCGAACTGACCATCCGGCGGGACGTGAATACGCTGGCCGATGAAGGCCTGGTGTCGCGTGTTCACGGCGGTGCCACGTTGCCCAGCCCGTTGGATCGATCGGCGGCTGTGGGGAGGCCGTCGGCGCACAGTTACTCCATTGGCATGGTGGTCCCGTCACTGGACTACTACTGGCCGCAGGTGATTTCCGGGGCACGTGGAGAGGCCGAGGTGCAGAATCTCCGTATCCTGGTCCGTGGCTCCGCCTATGACGCTGCCGATAACCGCCGCCAGGTCCAGGCGCTCCTTGATACGCAGAACATTGACGGCTTGATCGTGGCCCCGGATATGGGTGGTGAGCACGGCAAGGAACTTCTCCGCTGGCTGAACGCCCTGCCCATCCCGGTGATCATGGCTGAGCGTCGGGCGCCGTCGGAGATCCCGTCCCATCGCCTGGAGTGGGTGGCCACGGATCACTCCTTCGGTGCGGGGATGGCCGTACGGCACTTGTGGCAGGAGGGCCACCGGATGATCGGCTGCCTCACTGATTCCACGAGCCCTACCAGTCCCCACGTGGTCCGCGGTTGGAAGCAGGCCCTTGCTGCCCTGAAGATTCCGCTGGAAAAGTCCATCCATGAGGACTCGGCCAAGCAGGACAACGGTGACCGGGCCAAGCACTTTGATCGAGTCCTGGAGCTCTGCCGTTCATCAGGGACCACGGCAATGCTGGTGCACTCGGATACCCAGGCCGTGGCGTTCGTGCAGCACTGCGTGGACCGCGGCGTGGATGTACCCGGCAGCATGGCGATCGTTGGATACGACGACGAAGTGGCCTACCTCGCCGAGCCCGCTATTTCCGCGGTCCGGCCGCCTAAGAGCTACGTGGGCAAGGTGGCGGTGCAGTTGATGGCTGCACGCCTGGCCGAAGGAAGGATGCGCCCTGTGCATCGTATTGACCTGAACCCCGAGCTGATCGTGCGCGATTCGTCGTTGGGAGCGCCACGGGGGCTCTCCGGAGCTCTTGTGGAGGATTCGCTCTGA
- a CDS encoding GntR family transcriptional regulator, with protein sequence MADPQPRNTGAHVVYGELKRQILSLELKPGERIYEPAMATALQVSRTPLREAIRRLISESLLEQQATGGVIVPVLDETAISELYDVRAALESLMAREACANATEADLEELRGIVARNAALVEFADEAMKYGVALHAAIARIAGNSWAQRFHEQIASQVERYRYFTNNAPERRDEALANHRLLVDAIASKDAEKAAKVAFDHVIGARDETLRVISSTGLVVQ encoded by the coding sequence ATGGCAGATCCACAGCCACGGAACACTGGGGCACACGTTGTCTACGGCGAGCTGAAACGCCAGATCCTCAGCCTGGAACTGAAGCCTGGCGAGCGAATCTACGAACCCGCAATGGCCACCGCCTTGCAGGTCAGCCGAACGCCGCTACGGGAAGCCATCAGGCGGCTCATATCGGAGAGCCTGCTCGAGCAGCAAGCCACCGGGGGTGTCATTGTTCCGGTGCTGGACGAGACAGCCATTTCAGAGTTGTATGACGTCCGTGCCGCACTGGAATCGCTGATGGCCCGGGAAGCGTGTGCCAATGCCACCGAGGCGGACCTTGAAGAACTTCGGGGGATTGTTGCCCGCAATGCAGCGCTGGTGGAGTTCGCGGATGAAGCCATGAAGTACGGTGTGGCTCTGCACGCAGCTATCGCAAGGATTGCAGGAAACTCCTGGGCCCAGCGCTTCCATGAGCAGATCGCCAGCCAGGTGGAACGCTACCGATACTTCACCAACAACGCCCCCGAACGTCGCGATGAAGCCCTTGCCAATCACCGGCTCCTGGTCGATGCCATCGCTTCGAAGGATGCGGAGAAGGCAGCCAAGGTGGCTTTCGATCATGTGATCGGCGCACGTGATGAGACCTTGCGCGTTATCTCAAGCACGGGCCTCGTGGTCCAATGA
- a CDS encoding discoidin domain-containing protein, with amino-acid sequence MAVLAAAVTAAASLALMPATAPQAHADDATAVTITPNPASRGEAFEGWGTSLVWFANATAGYSPELREELYQKVFGKDGLNLNIARYNVGGGNASDVANYLNDGSAVEGWWKPVAEAQPDQPASNLYNPDGTVDKTQANKLAFLNEWDPDDPASYNPDADQNQRWWVERLAADQQITHWEAFSNSPPWFMTKSGYVSGQVNTNKGENLLPEAEAKFAAYMRNAVELLEKGSGITVDTVDPFNEPNSGYWGTDIDAATGKPPTSYTQKQEGALIYPAAQDRVTKLLAAELEKGSTDAVISAMDETDPTKFMTNWNGYSQEAKDAVAQLNVHTYGTNDRRRVRDLANSTDKPLWMSEVGGFWTGNPALGDSTSGWDRSNITNGLGIAGRMVNDLRELEPDAWVFWQPVEDTYKQEKADKGWGSIYVDFDCNYEGREGFSNRRINDGASQEQAKCKVLTNQKYNTTRNFTHYIRPGDFLIQNDNAKTASALRADGNGATLVHFNDTPTPEKVTLDLSRFGAIAPGAKVTPVVTTKSPLDDIEKNALVKGTPVAVDTAAKSATLEVPAASVVTFVVDGVSGVSDDAAPVQDGHSYHLSGEASGKYLTGRANGTASIEELGADAAGVAPQMWTFNAVNADDEFANDRRWVLTNKDGKVLTGNGGVLNGNQSGAASLASLTFDQAKATPSAQWIVTTENGKQWSLVNAGAAIALQVSGNQTAAGTSVTLASSTGTTATASASPHQAWAFTDIADLKLLGTQPIELSTLTGVAPVLPSTVTPLYAAGPGKPLAVTWSAVDPSAWQTEGKVTLHGSGVDPYGQAFDDALLTVTVGQFVATDPDSVTVGVGSTVAEVQAAAPASVPGQIGDGPARNPIPVTWDWTSFPDAALQSVGSVTVPGKAGSLSATLTVVVVDRVPSSNICKDDPTTVATASYTEGSYIAKNTCDANASTRWSNWVSGGRAGDNLSYAFSRDYTVSSVTVTSAEKAAQSLKVQYQDASGAWKDTSAGTTTGLSISSPTTVRFDSVTTRGIRVSFVTTASYTKIAEVAIAGSRLADAGLAELGRLLVNQASVVGFAPGTTDYRALTTSATPAVVGYPLDTNAKVTVQQPTAENPTAVVTVTAPDGTTKEYRVTVSTGKEACKSGGWKTSPQPVFQNQGQCVSYFAADK; translated from the coding sequence GTGGCCGTGCTGGCAGCAGCCGTCACTGCGGCAGCGAGCCTTGCACTCATGCCCGCAACAGCCCCGCAAGCACACGCAGACGACGCAACCGCCGTCACTATCACTCCCAACCCGGCCAGCCGCGGCGAAGCCTTCGAGGGGTGGGGAACCAGCCTGGTCTGGTTCGCGAACGCGACGGCGGGATACTCGCCCGAGCTGCGTGAGGAGCTGTACCAGAAGGTCTTCGGCAAGGATGGACTCAACCTCAACATCGCCCGCTACAACGTGGGTGGCGGCAATGCCTCGGACGTCGCCAACTATCTCAATGACGGCAGCGCTGTGGAGGGTTGGTGGAAGCCGGTGGCTGAAGCACAACCCGACCAGCCGGCGTCGAACCTTTACAACCCGGACGGAACCGTGGACAAAACGCAAGCCAATAAGCTCGCGTTCCTGAACGAGTGGGACCCGGACGACCCCGCCTCCTACAACCCCGACGCCGATCAGAACCAGCGCTGGTGGGTGGAGCGACTCGCCGCCGACCAGCAGATCACCCACTGGGAAGCCTTCAGCAACTCCCCGCCGTGGTTCATGACCAAGAGCGGCTACGTCTCCGGCCAGGTGAACACCAACAAGGGCGAGAATCTGCTGCCTGAAGCGGAAGCGAAGTTCGCCGCTTACATGAGGAACGCCGTCGAGCTCCTCGAAAAGGGCAGCGGCATCACTGTGGACACAGTTGATCCGTTCAACGAGCCAAACTCGGGCTACTGGGGTACGGACATCGACGCCGCCACGGGCAAACCACCAACCTCCTACACGCAGAAGCAGGAGGGCGCGCTGATCTATCCCGCCGCCCAGGATCGCGTGACCAAATTGCTGGCCGCGGAACTCGAAAAGGGCAGCACGGACGCCGTCATCTCCGCGATGGACGAGACAGACCCCACCAAGTTCATGACCAACTGGAACGGGTACAGCCAGGAGGCCAAAGACGCCGTTGCCCAGCTCAACGTCCACACCTACGGCACCAATGATCGCCGCCGGGTCCGCGACCTCGCCAACTCCACGGACAAACCCCTGTGGATGAGCGAGGTTGGCGGCTTCTGGACCGGCAATCCGGCACTCGGCGACTCCACCAGCGGCTGGGACCGATCCAACATCACCAATGGCCTGGGCATCGCGGGCCGCATGGTCAACGATCTCCGCGAGCTGGAGCCCGACGCCTGGGTGTTCTGGCAGCCTGTGGAGGACACGTACAAGCAGGAAAAGGCCGACAAAGGCTGGGGCTCTATTTACGTGGACTTCGACTGCAACTACGAGGGCCGCGAAGGCTTCTCCAACCGTCGCATCAATGACGGCGCATCCCAGGAACAAGCGAAGTGCAAGGTCCTGACCAACCAGAAGTACAACACCACCCGCAACTTCACGCACTACATCCGGCCCGGCGACTTCCTCATCCAGAACGACAACGCCAAGACCGCCAGCGCCCTCCGTGCCGACGGAAACGGCGCCACACTGGTCCACTTCAATGACACTCCGACGCCGGAAAAGGTCACCTTGGACCTCAGCCGCTTTGGCGCAATCGCACCAGGCGCCAAGGTCACGCCCGTGGTTACCACCAAGTCGCCGCTGGATGACATTGAGAAGAACGCGCTTGTGAAGGGCACCCCGGTGGCCGTGGACACCGCGGCCAAGTCCGCCACGCTTGAGGTTCCTGCCGCATCTGTGGTGACGTTCGTCGTCGACGGCGTCAGTGGAGTTTCGGACGACGCCGCACCTGTGCAGGACGGTCACAGCTATCACCTCAGCGGTGAGGCGAGCGGCAAATACCTGACCGGGCGCGCAAACGGTACCGCCTCGATCGAAGAACTGGGCGCCGATGCTGCTGGCGTGGCTCCGCAGATGTGGACGTTCAACGCTGTGAACGCTGACGACGAGTTTGCGAACGATCGCCGTTGGGTTCTGACCAACAAGGACGGCAAGGTTCTCACCGGCAACGGTGGAGTGCTTAACGGGAACCAGAGCGGTGCAGCCTCACTGGCTTCACTGACGTTCGACCAAGCCAAAGCGACTCCTTCTGCACAGTGGATAGTGACGACGGAGAACGGCAAACAGTGGTCCCTGGTTAACGCAGGTGCCGCGATTGCCCTTCAGGTTTCGGGCAACCAGACGGCGGCGGGAACGTCCGTGACCCTGGCATCCTCTACCGGAACCACAGCAACCGCTTCGGCCAGTCCGCACCAGGCATGGGCGTTCACGGACATTGCGGATCTGAAGCTCCTCGGGACCCAGCCCATTGAGCTGAGCACGCTCACTGGCGTGGCACCTGTCCTCCCTTCTACAGTGACTCCGCTGTACGCGGCGGGTCCGGGAAAGCCGCTGGCCGTTACCTGGTCCGCAGTTGACCCCTCTGCCTGGCAGACGGAGGGTAAGGTGACGCTCCACGGTTCGGGGGTTGACCCCTACGGGCAGGCCTTTGACGATGCCCTCCTGACTGTGACCGTCGGGCAGTTCGTAGCTACGGATCCGGACTCGGTAACAGTGGGAGTTGGTTCTACCGTGGCTGAGGTTCAGGCCGCTGCCCCTGCCTCCGTCCCCGGACAGATCGGCGACGGACCAGCCCGTAACCCCATCCCGGTGACTTGGGACTGGACTTCGTTTCCTGACGCCGCCCTGCAGTCCGTCGGTTCAGTGACCGTTCCGGGCAAGGCGGGCTCCCTTTCCGCAACCCTGACCGTAGTGGTGGTGGACCGGGTTCCGAGCAGCAACATTTGCAAGGACGACCCCACCACCGTCGCAACGGCCAGCTACACCGAGGGCTCCTACATCGCGAAGAACACCTGTGATGCCAACGCCTCCACCCGCTGGTCCAACTGGGTGAGCGGCGGCCGGGCCGGCGACAACCTGAGCTACGCTTTCAGCCGCGACTACACCGTCTCCTCCGTGACCGTGACATCTGCGGAAAAGGCAGCCCAGAGCCTCAAAGTCCAGTACCAGGATGCCTCCGGAGCATGGAAGGACACCTCCGCTGGTACCACCACGGGACTCTCGATCTCTTCACCGACCACCGTCCGTTTCGACTCCGTCACCACTCGTGGGATCAGGGTTTCGTTCGTGACCACGGCGTCGTACACCAAGATCGCGGAGGTTGCCATTGCCGGATCACGCTTGGCGGACGCTGGCCTCGCCGAGCTCGGCAGGCTGCTGGTGAACCAGGCATCAGTTGTCGGCTTCGCCCCAGGGACCACCGACTACCGGGCGCTGACGACGTCGGCGACTCCCGCCGTCGTCGGCTACCCGCTGGACACGAACGCCAAGGTGACCGTCCAACAGCCCACCGCTGAGAACCCGACGGCGGTAGTCACCGTGACAGCGCCGGACGGCACCACGAAGGAGTACCGCGTGACAGTGTCAACGGGCAAGGAAGCGTGCAAGAGCGGGGGCTGGAAGACGAGCCCGCAGCCCGTGTTCCAGAACCAAGGGCAGTGCGTGAGCTACTTCGCGGCAGATAAATAA
- a CDS encoding DUF2264 domain-containing protein, protein MLLPPLDHKLSPFTGLTREHWCAYADHLLRSAHRFGTEDHANIHLPGANSRYGPRSDSLEAFARTFLLASFRIAGDPANTGWIAEWYAAGLDAGTNPANPDRWPTPGELGQAKVEAASLAVGLALTRDVLWDKLTERVQEQLIAWFETVIGEEYPPINWVWFQIVVETFLASVGGRYSDEDIDAGLAIHDSLYRGGGWFADGPERAYDHYVGWAFQVYPQLWALMAPNDPRVAARKKLDGDRLADFLDDAAFLVGANGAPLIQGRSLIYRFAAAAPFWVGELSGHTRLAPGLARRAASGMLHYFARHGSITEEGLLSIGWHGEFAGMKQAYSGAGSPYWAAKGMLGLALPADHVAWTSVEAPLPVEVADTQRLIVAPGWQVDGTRADGVVRIRNHATDHAVVGAVVADSPLYARIGYSTHTFPDLVPESVDNAVAFVDSSGRLTHRTGFEHLGSFSEGGFQVGASRFTAHWIEPDPDAGPDHGSGVAGTATPGPSVTVVSVTRGAVELRLVRVTGAFSGGEDAALRVGGWPVDAASSVVSSVCAVPGYGLALDRSGTFVRSGAHPMGSELTIPWVGTSGTAHDGDYAAVVILAGEGGASPDGGVTYVAGESEGEGLFEFSDGTSFALDRLARLWSAGFDA, encoded by the coding sequence ATGCTTTTGCCGCCCCTGGACCACAAGCTTTCCCCCTTCACCGGGCTGACCCGCGAGCACTGGTGCGCGTATGCGGATCACCTCCTGCGCTCGGCCCACCGCTTTGGCACCGAGGACCACGCCAACATCCACCTGCCTGGAGCCAACAGCCGGTATGGCCCGCGAAGTGACTCACTGGAAGCCTTCGCCCGGACGTTCCTGTTGGCCTCGTTCCGGATTGCCGGCGACCCGGCCAACACCGGGTGGATCGCCGAGTGGTATGCCGCCGGCCTCGACGCCGGGACCAACCCCGCGAATCCTGACCGGTGGCCGACGCCAGGTGAGTTGGGGCAGGCGAAGGTTGAGGCGGCGTCGTTGGCTGTTGGCTTGGCGTTGACCCGCGACGTGCTGTGGGACAAGCTGACCGAGCGCGTGCAGGAACAGCTCATTGCCTGGTTCGAGACCGTGATCGGCGAGGAGTACCCGCCCATCAACTGGGTGTGGTTCCAGATTGTGGTGGAGACGTTCCTGGCGTCCGTGGGCGGCCGATACTCGGATGAGGACATCGACGCCGGACTCGCCATCCACGATTCGCTGTACCGGGGCGGCGGCTGGTTCGCCGACGGACCCGAACGGGCCTACGACCACTACGTTGGCTGGGCGTTCCAGGTGTATCCGCAGCTCTGGGCACTGATGGCACCGAACGATCCGCGAGTTGCCGCCCGCAAGAAGCTCGACGGCGACCGGCTGGCTGACTTCCTGGACGACGCCGCCTTCCTCGTCGGCGCGAACGGAGCTCCGCTGATCCAAGGCCGGAGCTTGATCTACCGGTTCGCGGCGGCGGCACCATTCTGGGTGGGGGAGTTGTCCGGGCACACGCGTTTGGCGCCGGGCCTGGCGCGCCGGGCAGCGTCCGGGATGCTCCACTACTTTGCCCGTCATGGATCGATCACTGAGGAAGGGCTCCTGTCCATCGGTTGGCACGGAGAATTCGCTGGCATGAAGCAGGCTTACTCCGGTGCAGGATCACCGTATTGGGCTGCTAAGGGCATGCTGGGGTTGGCGCTGCCGGCGGATCACGTGGCCTGGACTTCCGTTGAGGCTCCTTTGCCCGTTGAGGTTGCCGACACTCAGAGACTGATCGTGGCGCCGGGCTGGCAGGTTGATGGGACTCGTGCCGACGGTGTGGTCCGGATCCGGAACCATGCCACGGATCACGCTGTCGTTGGTGCTGTGGTGGCTGACTCGCCCCTGTACGCAAGGATCGGGTACTCCACGCACACGTTCCCTGACCTGGTGCCTGAGTCCGTGGACAATGCGGTGGCGTTCGTTGATTCCTCTGGCCGGCTGACGCATCGGACGGGTTTTGAGCACCTCGGCTCGTTCTCCGAAGGCGGGTTCCAGGTGGGAGCTTCCCGGTTCACGGCGCACTGGATCGAACCCGATCCCGACGCCGGCCCGGATCACGGCAGCGGGGTGGCCGGCACTGCAACGCCTGGCCCTTCAGTGACGGTGGTTTCGGTGACGCGGGGGGCCGTTGAGCTGAGGTTGGTGCGTGTTACCGGTGCTTTCTCGGGTGGCGAGGATGCTGCGCTGCGGGTTGGTGGCTGGCCGGTGGACGCTGCGTCTTCGGTGGTGAGCTCGGTCTGCGCGGTTCCCGGGTACGGCTTGGCGTTGGATAGGTCCGGGACGTTTGTGCGCTCGGGAGCGCACCCCATGGGTTCGGAGCTCACCATTCCATGGGTGGGAACCTCGGGAACCGCGCACGACGGCGACTATGCCGCCGTCGTAATCCTCGCCGGTGAGGGAGGTGCTTCGCCGGACGGGGGTGTCACGTATGTTGCCGGGGAAAGTGAGGGAGAGGGGCTGTTCGAATTCTCCGACGGCACCTCGTTTGCCCTGGATCGCCTCGCCCGGCTGTGGAGTGCCGGTTTCGATGCCTAG
- a CDS encoding GNAT family N-acetyltransferase yields the protein MSHSEDRARFLAAYDADLRTDAETPSALKVTRHGPLRWVTFMKGRGFVTYQDLGDADAHTITRLVAESVAYYRAEPDITRVEWKSRGHDHAPGLHEALINNGFTQDEPESIMIGEAQALSTAVPLPDGVTLRQVTDEADVRAMSAMQDEVFGEPVSDEMADALLRRLSLDDGMQLWVAEADGKIVSAGRLEPVPGTAFAGIWGGATREEWRGRGIYRALTARRAQAALEMGKTLIHSDSTKFSRPILERSGLLKVSTTTPYRWVRG from the coding sequence ATGAGCCACAGCGAAGACCGCGCACGTTTCCTTGCCGCCTACGACGCCGACCTCCGCACCGACGCTGAGACGCCGAGTGCCCTCAAAGTGACCCGGCATGGACCCCTGCGCTGGGTCACTTTCATGAAGGGGCGCGGCTTCGTGACGTACCAGGACCTCGGTGACGCGGATGCGCACACCATTACGCGGCTTGTTGCCGAGTCAGTGGCGTATTACCGTGCTGAACCGGACATCACCAGGGTGGAATGGAAATCCCGCGGGCATGATCACGCGCCCGGTCTGCACGAGGCCCTCATCAACAACGGCTTCACCCAGGACGAGCCGGAATCCATCATGATCGGCGAGGCCCAGGCTTTGAGCACAGCCGTGCCACTTCCCGACGGCGTGACCCTCCGGCAGGTGACGGATGAAGCCGACGTCCGGGCGATGAGCGCGATGCAAGACGAGGTCTTCGGCGAGCCGGTCTCAGATGAGATGGCTGATGCCCTGCTTCGCAGACTCTCGCTGGATGACGGGATGCAGTTGTGGGTGGCCGAGGCTGACGGAAAAATCGTCAGTGCGGGACGCTTGGAGCCAGTGCCGGGCACAGCCTTCGCCGGTATCTGGGGTGGTGCCACCAGGGAAGAATGGCGCGGCCGGGGGATCTACCGTGCATTGACAGCCCGCCGGGCGCAGGCCGCCCTCGAGATGGGAAAGACCCTCATCCACAGCGACTCCACCAAGTTCTCGCGGCCAATCCTGGAACGCTCGGGCCTGCTCAAGGTCTCCACCACGACGCCGTACCGCTGGGTGCGCGGCTGA